A DNA window from Hemiscyllium ocellatum isolate sHemOce1 chromosome 48, sHemOce1.pat.X.cur, whole genome shotgun sequence contains the following coding sequences:
- the egr3 gene encoding early growth response protein 3, with amino-acid sequence MTGKLVEKSMSSLLNTLQDTIYPEDEIVSAAPTSMNIFNSDAGGAYGQMSADGLMDVAMDKGSQELSYPHTFQHPSRGQALTYLGKFAFDSPTGGPLGGSNWCPENIINLAGIFGVSHSPVSSSGGGGGGSNTQGPGTCPLLPPAQGELEPLYEGQQQQQAGSSFPQCGEMYPEAVYHPQGNPVSSGSNSSSSSTSSVNLYSAQDCHNKEAGGCSNLFSVIPDYNLFQQHHHHHQQHQQHHHHHHPHHHHHHQELHNLPAAVEPIRIPPPLTPLTTIKAYTDSKQLPSSYSPHPGPPPPLSLKPIRPRKYPNRPSKTPVHERPHACPAEGCDRRFSRSDELTRHLRIHTGHKPFQCRICMRSFSRSDHLTTHIRTHTGEKPFSCDFCGRKFARSDERKRHAKIHLKQKEKRLEKAATAAAAAAPGVGVGGSVTTTPPVPPHTPVSSCA; translated from the exons ATGACCGGGAAGCTAGTGGAGAAGAGCATGAGCAGTCTGCTAAACACCCTGCAGGATACTATCTACCCCGAGGATGAAATCGTGTCCGCCGCGCCAACTTCCATGAACATTTTTAACTCGGACGCCGGTGGCGCGTACGGCCAGATGAGTGCAG ACGGACTGATGGACGTGGCGATGGACAAAGGGAGCCAGGAACTTTCCTACCCCCACACCTTCCAGCACCCGAGCCGGGGCCAGGCGCTCACCTACTTGGGCAAGTTCGCTTTCGACTCTCCGACCGGGGGCCCGCTGGGCGGCTCCAACTGGTGCCCGGAGAACATCATTAACCTGGCGGGCATTTTCGGGGTGTCGCACTCGCCGGTGAGCAGCagtggcggcggcggcggcggcagtAACACACAGGGGCCGGGGACTTGCCCGTTGCTGCCGCCGGCTCAGGGAGAGCTGGAGCCGCTGTATGAgggtcagcagcagcagcaggcggGCAGCTCGTTCCCACAGTGCGGGGAGATGTACCCAGAGGCGGTGTACCACCCCCAGGGTAACCCGGTGAGCAGCGGCAGCAACAGCAGTAGCAGCAGTACGAGCTCGGTGAATCTGTACTCCGCCCAGGACTGCCACAACAAGGAGGCTGGTGGCTGCAGTAACCTGTTCTCTGTAATCCCGGATTATAACCTGTTCCagcagcaccaccaccaccaccagcagcaccagcagcaccaccaccaccaccaccctcaccaccaccaccaccaccaggagCTGCACAACCTCCCAGCGGCTGTGGAACCCATCCGGATCCCTCCACCTCTCACCCCGCTCACCACCATCAAGGCGTACACTGACTCCAAGCAGCTGCCCAGCAGCTACAGCCCCCACCCAGGACCGCCGCCCCCGCTCAGCCTGAAGCCCATCCGGCCCAGGAAGTACCCAAACCGGCCGAGTAAGACCCCGGTCCACGAGAGACCCCACGCGTGCCCGGCAGAGGGCTGCGACCGCCGCTTCTCCCGCTCGGACGAGCTGACCCGGCACTTGCGCATCCACACCGGCCACAAGCCCTTCCAGTGCCGGATCTGCATGAGGAGCTTCAGCCGCAGTGACCACTTGACCACCCACATCCGCACCCACACCGGCGAGAAGCCTTTCTCCTGCGACTTCTGCGGCCGCAAGTTCGCGCGGAGCGACGAGCGCAAGAGACACGCCAAGATCCACCTGAAACAAAAGGAGAAGAGGCTGGAGaaggcagcaacagcagcagcagcagcagcaccggGGGTGGGGGTCGGGGGCTCTGTAACCACtacccctcctgtccctccccaCACTCCAGTCTCCAGCTGTGCCTAA